A stretch of Crossiella cryophila DNA encodes these proteins:
- a CDS encoding response regulator transcription factor — protein MRLDAMAATAGTKVLVVDDEPYITELLATTLRLAGYDVLTAGSGAEAVRAAASGNPELLILDIMLPDTDGFELCRRLRLDRPRLPVVFLTARDSTEDKVRGLTLGGDDYVTKPFSVAEVLARVQAVLRRTQGGPEESSALRCGDLVLDEEAHEVHRAGRQLELSPTEYKLLRYLLVNAGRVVSKAQILDHVWQYDFGGDAAVVEKFISRLRHKVDAEGSPLIHTVRGFGYTLRPAKG, from the coding sequence ATGCGCCTGGACGCGATGGCCGCGACCGCGGGCACCAAGGTGCTCGTGGTCGACGACGAGCCCTACATAACCGAGCTGCTCGCCACCACGCTGCGGCTGGCCGGGTACGACGTGCTCACCGCGGGCAGCGGGGCCGAGGCGGTGCGGGCCGCGGCGAGCGGCAACCCCGAACTGCTGATCCTGGACATCATGCTGCCCGACACCGACGGTTTCGAGCTGTGCCGACGGCTGCGGCTGGACCGGCCTCGGCTGCCCGTGGTGTTCCTGACCGCGCGCGATTCCACCGAGGACAAGGTGCGTGGGCTGACCCTCGGCGGCGACGACTACGTGACCAAACCCTTCAGCGTGGCCGAGGTGCTGGCCAGGGTGCAGGCCGTGCTGCGGCGCACCCAGGGCGGGCCGGAGGAGTCCTCGGCGCTGCGCTGCGGGGACCTGGTGCTGGATGAGGAGGCGCACGAGGTGCACCGGGCCGGGCGGCAGCTGGAGCTGTCCCCGACCGAGTACAAACTGCTGCGCTACCTGCTGGTCAACGCGGGCCGGGTGGTGTCAAAGGCGCAGATCCTGGACCACGTGTGGCAGTACGACTTCGGCGGGGACGCGGCCGTGGTGGAGAAGTTCATCTCCCGGCTGCGGCACAAGGTCGACGCCGAGGGGTCGCCGCTGATCCACACCGTCCGCGGCTTCGGCTACACGCTGCGCCCGGCCAAGGGCTGA
- a CDS encoding NAD(P)/FAD-dependent oxidoreductase — MLRQVVVVGASAAGLTTVEALRRGGFEGKVMLVGAEPHLPYDRPPLSKQVLAGDWAPERARLRAEDHLDGLDVELVLGNAATSLDPVRARVELADGSGVDYDALVIATGVSARTLPSAEGLAGVHVLRTLDDALALRAELLTGPRVVVVGAGLIGCEVAATARKLGAEVTIVEPLEAPMVRVMGARIGGLISQVHADHGVPVRTGVGVASLAGSMGRVTAVLLADGTKLPADVVVLGIGANPAVGWLQGSGLNISAAGVECDATCQAVPGVYAAGDVASWTHEGLGAQLRLEHRTNATEQGIAVAKNLLAGPDNAQPYLPLPYFWTDQYDLKIQGFGLPAAQDEVEVVEGDLESRKFVALYRRAGRVTGAVGWNSARAMRPYRQQVIDGMTPAGA; from the coding sequence GTGTTGCGTCAGGTCGTCGTGGTGGGTGCCTCGGCCGCTGGGTTGACCACGGTGGAGGCCCTGCGCAGGGGCGGGTTCGAGGGCAAGGTCATGCTGGTCGGCGCTGAGCCGCACCTGCCGTATGACCGCCCACCGCTGTCCAAGCAGGTGCTGGCCGGGGACTGGGCGCCCGAACGGGCCCGGTTGCGGGCCGAGGACCACCTCGACGGCCTGGACGTGGAGCTGGTGCTGGGCAACGCCGCCACCAGCCTGGACCCGGTGCGTGCCCGGGTGGAGCTGGCCGACGGCAGCGGGGTGGACTACGACGCGCTGGTGATCGCCACCGGCGTGTCCGCCCGCACCCTGCCCAGCGCCGAGGGCCTGGCCGGGGTGCACGTGCTGCGCACCCTGGACGACGCGCTCGCGCTGCGCGCCGAACTGCTGACCGGCCCGAGGGTGGTCGTGGTCGGCGCCGGGCTGATCGGCTGCGAGGTGGCCGCCACCGCGCGCAAGCTCGGCGCCGAGGTGACCATCGTGGAACCCCTGGAAGCACCGATGGTGCGGGTGATGGGCGCGCGGATCGGCGGGCTGATCAGCCAGGTGCACGCCGACCACGGGGTGCCGGTGCGCACCGGGGTCGGCGTGGCCAGCCTGGCCGGTTCGATGGGCCGGGTCACCGCGGTGCTGCTGGCCGATGGCACCAAGCTGCCCGCGGACGTGGTGGTGCTGGGCATCGGCGCCAACCCGGCGGTGGGCTGGTTGCAGGGCAGTGGGCTCAACATCAGCGCGGCCGGGGTCGAGTGCGATGCCACCTGCCAGGCCGTGCCTGGGGTGTACGCCGCGGGTGACGTGGCGAGCTGGACCCACGAGGGCCTTGGCGCCCAGCTGCGGCTGGAACACCGGACCAACGCGACCGAACAGGGCATCGCGGTGGCCAAGAACCTGTTGGCCGGACCGGACAACGCCCAGCCGTACCTGCCGCTGCCCTACTTCTGGACCGACCAGTACGACCTCAAGATCCAGGGCTTCGGCCTGCCGGCCGCGCAGGACGAGGTCGAGGTGGTGGAGGGCGATCTGGAGTCGCGCAAGTTCGTGGCGCTGTACCGCCGCGCCGGTCGGGTGACCGGCGCGGTCGGCTGGAACAGCGCTCGGGCCATGCGGCCCTACCGGCAGCAGGTCATCGACGGGATGACGCCTGCCGGAGCCTGA
- a CDS encoding helix-turn-helix transcriptional regulator: MPQVRVQPGRSAFVGRERELAELVSIVDGPPSARFRFVQIVGEPGIGKSRLLAELADAARDKGQEVLLGRASEFETCRPFGVFADALDDHFAALGPAWYERLGAVTVARCAAVFPAFGAVSQDNLGAERHVLHRAVRAALEAVVGRAGLVVVLDDLHWADVASLELLDHLVRRPGRGRLTFVVAHRPRQLSVAGHTMLARAMSDGHGHRLELGPLSQEATALLLGAEAGKARVAGLHRASQGNPFYLQALATVTDPVLWQQTPAELSEELPAHVRAALLSEVDRLSPLARLVVRGAAVAGEPVDAELVAVTSVLPVTQVRAALDEALAADVFRGGTGARAVEFRHPLLRHLVYDASPLSWRDGAHRRLAEVLHRRGAAPEARARHLELTARPGDTAAVEVLVEAARRVRFRAPATAARWLAAALGLVPAVSTEDRVELQVELADALTAAGRTEEGVEVLRRLIRGRRPGNSPAQTRAVVLWSTIERWLSQFRAVAPVLRAELATVDESDPVTAATLHHELAYVEHALGNQEVAEAHATAVARTPPVPEVRGLQASACGLLSYNRFQQRDIPAAAEWIDRSIADFDALTDEELAQHLLAIEHSHWAGLFQGRYPDTVRQARRILALAGGSGHHLVVLRSQLRAATALYMLGELVEAEQFAEEAIEVATLVGQPFELALSLLLTSEIAGDRGDLDRSVRLAEEVVELARKHELRSMGPAVFQLAEARRISGRPVDLAADFAELSYEHPSRRVWELPSFQLEQLVAHATALGDFHYAEQALKHCQGLAHELLRGSTGHALLSEALFLLARKESDRAAELARAAMTSFAADGLPFNVGKAHFTLGAALAEAGQRAQALAELDRAIVLFTECGAGRWVEQTVKLQRKQGRRVPKAAPRVSPGELTVRETEIAELISQGFPNKAIAERLVLSERTVTTHVSNILAKTGLTSRTALAAHVLRAANGE, from the coding sequence GTGCCACAGGTCCGAGTGCAGCCGGGCCGGTCCGCTTTTGTCGGCCGGGAACGGGAACTCGCCGAACTCGTGTCCATTGTGGACGGACCACCGTCGGCGCGGTTCCGGTTCGTGCAGATCGTCGGCGAGCCGGGCATCGGCAAGAGCAGGCTGCTCGCCGAACTCGCCGACGCGGCCAGGGACAAGGGCCAGGAGGTGCTGCTCGGCCGGGCCTCGGAGTTCGAGACCTGCCGGCCCTTCGGTGTGTTCGCCGACGCCCTCGACGACCACTTCGCCGCGCTCGGCCCGGCCTGGTACGAGCGGCTGGGCGCGGTCACGGTGGCCCGCTGCGCCGCGGTGTTCCCGGCCTTCGGCGCGGTGAGTCAGGACAACCTCGGCGCGGAACGCCATGTGCTGCACCGCGCGGTGCGGGCCGCGCTGGAGGCGGTGGTCGGCAGGGCCGGGCTGGTGGTGGTGCTGGACGACCTGCACTGGGCCGATGTCGCCTCGCTGGAACTGCTGGACCACCTGGTGCGCAGGCCGGGCCGGGGCAGGCTGACCTTCGTGGTCGCGCACCGGCCGCGGCAGCTCTCGGTGGCCGGGCACACCATGCTGGCCAGGGCGATGAGCGACGGCCACGGGCACCGGCTGGAACTGGGTCCGCTCAGCCAGGAGGCCACCGCGCTGCTGCTCGGCGCCGAGGCGGGCAAGGCCAGGGTGGCCGGACTGCACCGGGCCAGCCAGGGCAACCCGTTCTACCTGCAGGCGCTGGCCACCGTGACCGATCCGGTGCTGTGGCAGCAAACCCCGGCCGAGCTGAGCGAGGAACTGCCCGCGCACGTGCGGGCCGCGCTGCTGTCCGAAGTGGACAGACTGAGTCCGCTGGCCCGGCTGGTGGTGCGTGGTGCGGCGGTGGCCGGTGAGCCGGTGGACGCCGAACTGGTCGCGGTCACCAGCGTGCTGCCGGTGACCCAGGTCCGTGCCGCGCTGGACGAGGCGCTGGCCGCGGACGTCTTCCGCGGCGGCACCGGCGCCCGCGCGGTGGAGTTCCGGCATCCGCTGCTGCGGCACCTGGTCTACGACGCGTCCCCGCTGAGCTGGCGGGACGGCGCGCACCGCAGGCTGGCCGAGGTGCTGCACCGGCGCGGCGCGGCCCCGGAGGCGCGGGCCAGGCACCTGGAGCTGACCGCCCGGCCCGGCGACACCGCGGCGGTGGAGGTGCTGGTCGAGGCGGCCCGCCGGGTCCGCTTCCGGGCGCCTGCCACCGCGGCCCGCTGGCTGGCCGCCGCGCTCGGCCTGGTGCCCGCGGTGTCCACAGAGGACCGGGTGGAACTCCAGGTCGAACTGGCCGACGCGCTCACCGCGGCCGGGCGCACCGAGGAGGGCGTGGAGGTGCTGCGCAGGCTCATCCGCGGCCGCAGACCGGGTAACTCGCCCGCGCAGACCCGCGCGGTGGTGCTGTGGTCCACGATCGAGCGCTGGCTGAGCCAGTTCCGCGCGGTCGCACCGGTGCTGCGGGCCGAACTGGCCACGGTGGACGAGTCCGACCCGGTCACCGCGGCCACCCTGCACCACGAGCTGGCCTACGTCGAGCACGCGCTGGGCAACCAGGAGGTGGCCGAGGCGCACGCCACCGCGGTGGCCCGCACACCCCCGGTGCCGGAGGTGCGCGGCCTGCAGGCCAGCGCCTGCGGACTGTTGTCCTACAACCGGTTCCAGCAGCGCGACATCCCGGCCGCGGCGGAGTGGATCGACCGCTCCATCGCCGATTTCGACGCGCTCACCGACGAGGAGCTGGCCCAGCACCTGCTCGCGATCGAGCACAGCCACTGGGCCGGGCTGTTCCAGGGCCGCTATCCGGACACGGTGCGGCAGGCCAGGCGGATCCTGGCGCTGGCCGGTGGTTCCGGGCATCACCTGGTGGTGCTGCGCAGCCAGCTGCGCGCGGCCACCGCGCTGTACATGCTGGGCGAGCTGGTCGAGGCCGAGCAGTTCGCCGAGGAGGCCATCGAGGTCGCCACCCTGGTCGGCCAGCCCTTCGAGCTGGCCCTGAGCCTGTTGCTGACCAGCGAGATCGCCGGGGACCGGGGTGATCTGGACCGGTCGGTGCGACTGGCCGAGGAGGTGGTGGAGCTGGCCCGCAAGCACGAGCTGCGCTCGATGGGGCCTGCGGTGTTCCAGCTCGCCGAGGCCCGCCGGATCTCCGGCAGGCCGGTGGACCTGGCCGCCGACTTCGCCGAGCTGAGCTACGAGCACCCGTCCCGGCGGGTGTGGGAACTGCCGAGCTTCCAGCTGGAGCAGCTGGTCGCGCACGCCACCGCGCTCGGCGATTTCCACTACGCCGAGCAGGCGCTCAAGCACTGCCAGGGCCTGGCGCACGAGCTGTTGCGCGGCTCCACCGGCCACGCCCTGCTGTCGGAGGCCCTGTTTCTGTTGGCCCGCAAGGAATCCGATCGCGCGGCCGAACTCGCCCGCGCCGCGATGACCAGCTTCGCCGCCGATGGCCTGCCGTTCAACGTGGGCAAGGCGCACTTCACCCTGGGCGCGGCACTGGCCGAGGCGGGTCAGCGGGCCCAGGCGCTGGCCGAGCTGGACCGGGCGATCGTGCTGTTCACCGAATGCGGCGCGGGCCGCTGGGTCGAGCAGACCGTGAAGCTGCAACGCAAACAGGGCCGCCGGGTGCCCAAGGCCGCGCCACGGGTGTCGCCGGGTGAGCTGACCGTGCGGGAGACCGAGATCGCCGAGCTGATCAGCCAGGGCTTCCCGAACAAGGCGATCGCGGAACGCCTGGTGCTCAGCGAGCGCACGGTGACCACGCACGTGTCCAACATCCTGGCCAAGACCGGGCTGACCTCGCGCACCGCGCTGGCGGCGCACGTGCTGCGCGCCGCCAACGGGGAGTGA
- a CDS encoding ferredoxin has product MKVLIDQDRCCGAGSCVLAAPEVFDQREEDGIVALLDPTPDESQRALVDDAVSRCPAAAISVVE; this is encoded by the coding sequence ATGAAGGTGCTGATCGACCAGGACCGCTGCTGCGGCGCGGGCTCCTGCGTGCTGGCCGCGCCGGAGGTGTTCGACCAGCGGGAGGAGGACGGCATCGTCGCGTTGCTGGACCCGACTCCCGATGAATCCCAGCGGGCCCTGGTGGATGATGCGGTCAGCCGCTGTCCCGCGGCCGCGATCTCAGTAGTGGAGTAG
- a CDS encoding cytochrome P450, with the protein MTETMAAPPFPMQRQCPFHPPQEISDLRDSAAPISRMTFPSGDEGWLLTRHTDIRSVLTDSRFTVRNRRFLFAKNQQDPPPMRRGMLLSMDAPEHPAYRKLLTREFTVRRMQHLRPRIQQIVDEHLDAMAAKGGVVDLVEELALPVPSLVICELLGVPYADRDHFQSVTVDLLRLDTPPERRLAAVEEFNQYLAVLVRTKRLDPGEDLLSDLIARADAGEELIDDEVLVSFAFLLLVAGHETTANMIGLSTAVLLENPDQLDLLKNKPELADKAVEELLRYLTIIHLGLQRSALEDVEIGGHLIKAGEIVALHVSGANFDPALLEDAERLDITRQPVAHLTFGFGPHQCLGQQLARMELRVVFSTLFERFPTLELAAPLAEIPFRSDMAIYGVHKLPVRW; encoded by the coding sequence ATGACCGAGACCATGGCCGCACCGCCGTTCCCCATGCAGCGGCAGTGTCCCTTCCACCCGCCACAGGAGATCAGTGACCTGCGCGACAGCGCGGCGCCGATCTCCCGGATGACCTTTCCCAGCGGTGACGAGGGCTGGCTGCTGACCCGGCACACCGACATCCGGTCCGTGCTCACCGACTCCCGGTTCACCGTCCGCAACCGCCGGTTCCTCTTCGCCAAGAACCAGCAGGACCCGCCGCCGATGCGCCGGGGCATGCTGCTGAGCATGGACGCGCCGGAGCACCCGGCCTACCGCAAGCTGCTGACCAGGGAGTTCACTGTCCGGCGGATGCAGCACCTGCGGCCGCGGATCCAGCAGATCGTGGACGAGCACCTGGACGCGATGGCGGCCAAGGGCGGGGTGGTCGACCTGGTGGAGGAGCTGGCGCTGCCGGTGCCCTCGCTGGTGATCTGCGAGCTGCTCGGCGTGCCGTACGCCGACCGGGACCACTTCCAGTCCGTCACCGTGGACCTGCTCCGCCTGGACACCCCGCCGGAGCGCAGGCTGGCGGCGGTGGAGGAGTTCAACCAGTACCTGGCGGTGCTGGTGCGCACCAAGCGGCTGGACCCCGGCGAGGACCTGCTGTCGGACCTGATCGCGCGCGCGGACGCCGGTGAGGAGCTGATCGACGACGAGGTGCTGGTCAGCTTCGCCTTCCTGCTGCTCGTGGCCGGGCACGAGACCACCGCGAACATGATCGGCCTGAGCACCGCGGTGCTGCTGGAGAACCCGGACCAGCTCGACCTGCTCAAGAACAAGCCGGAGCTGGCAGACAAGGCGGTCGAGGAGCTGCTGCGCTACCTGACCATCATCCACCTTGGCCTGCAGCGCAGTGCCCTGGAGGACGTGGAGATCGGCGGCCACCTGATCAAGGCGGGCGAGATCGTGGCGCTGCACGTCTCCGGGGCCAACTTCGACCCGGCGCTGCTGGAGGACGCCGAGCGGCTGGACATCACCCGCCAGCCGGTGGCGCACCTGACCTTCGGCTTCGGCCCGCACCAGTGCCTGGGCCAGCAGCTGGCCCGGATGGAACTCAGGGTGGTGTTCAGCACGTTGTTCGAGCGGTTCCCCACGCTGGAACTGGCCGCGCCGCTGGCGGAGATCCCGTTCCGCTCGGACATGGCCATCTACGGCGTGCACAAGCTGCCCGTGCGCTGGTGA
- a CDS encoding sensor histidine kinase: MAWRFASMRGRLLAGTILLATIGIVVVDAAAYIGLQHYLQVRVDQALRVVELRVKQIDKDHRELTREAVEAMGALGPSGSYFALVDGAGQVIREVQPDGPSGPPEPAPDLSDAQRRTPGGEPYTVLAKGNPDLEYRTLVVALTQPLSTPSGRLAHNVVVATSLRPNADTLAGLAGVGLIATLGTVGMLALLSLCVLWVGLKPLRDMAANATAIAAGDHSRRIGVTGGNTEVDQLAHAVNLAFDARQRSEERLRSFIADASHELRTPLTTIRGWADLYLQGVDDPQVVELAMTRIEDEATRMHSLVEELLLLARLDQGRPLVAEPVDLGVLAGDAVADAMVVDGEREITLAITTVNAVVRGDANRLRQVLRNLIGNALQHTPAGSPVHVAVRGVGAGGVGVVVADEGPGLSPDQLGRVFERFYRGDSSRGRGGAGLGLSIVRAISEAHGGSVWVDSQPGQGAAFTVVIPRGEPDVSKLSGDIR, translated from the coding sequence GTGGCCTGGCGGTTCGCCTCGATGCGTGGGCGGTTGCTGGCCGGCACCATCCTGCTGGCCACCATCGGCATCGTGGTGGTGGACGCGGCCGCCTACATCGGGCTCCAGCACTACCTGCAGGTGCGGGTGGACCAGGCGTTGCGGGTGGTGGAGCTGCGGGTCAAGCAGATCGACAAGGACCACCGGGAGCTGACCAGGGAGGCCGTCGAGGCGATGGGCGCGCTCGGGCCGAGCGGCAGCTACTTCGCCCTGGTCGACGGCGCCGGGCAGGTGATCAGGGAGGTCCAGCCGGACGGCCCCAGCGGCCCGCCGGAACCGGCGCCCGACCTCTCCGACGCCCAGCGCAGGACCCCCGGCGGCGAGCCGTACACCGTGCTGGCCAAGGGGAATCCCGATCTGGAGTACCGCACGCTGGTCGTCGCGCTGACCCAGCCGCTGAGCACCCCCAGCGGCCGTCTCGCGCACAACGTGGTGGTGGCCACCTCGTTGCGCCCCAACGCCGACACCCTCGCCGGGCTGGCCGGCGTCGGCCTGATCGCCACCCTCGGCACCGTCGGCATGCTCGCGCTGCTGTCCCTGTGCGTGCTCTGGGTCGGGTTGAAACCGTTGCGGGACATGGCCGCCAACGCCACCGCCATCGCCGCGGGCGATCACAGCAGGCGGATCGGGGTGACCGGTGGCAACACCGAGGTGGACCAGCTCGCGCACGCGGTCAACCTGGCCTTCGACGCCCGGCAGCGCTCCGAGGAACGGCTGCGCAGCTTCATCGCCGACGCCTCGCACGAGCTGCGCACCCCGCTGACCACCATCCGCGGCTGGGCCGACCTCTACCTGCAGGGCGTGGACGATCCGCAGGTGGTCGAGCTGGCGATGACCCGGATCGAGGACGAGGCCACCCGGATGCACTCGCTGGTCGAGGAGCTGCTGCTGCTCGCCCGGCTGGACCAGGGCCGTCCGCTGGTGGCCGAACCGGTCGACCTGGGCGTGCTGGCCGGGGACGCGGTGGCCGACGCGATGGTGGTCGACGGCGAACGTGAGATCACCCTGGCCATCACCACGGTGAACGCGGTGGTGCGCGGGGATGCCAACCGGCTGCGCCAGGTGCTGCGCAACCTGATCGGCAACGCCCTGCAACACACCCCGGCCGGCAGTCCGGTGCACGTGGCGGTGCGCGGGGTCGGCGCGGGCGGGGTGGGCGTGGTCGTCGCCGACGAGGGGCCTGGGCTCTCGCCCGACCAGCTCGGCCGGGTCTTCGAGCGGTTCTACCGTGGGGATTCCTCCCGTGGCCGGGGCGGGGCCGGGCTGGGGCTGAGCATCGTGCGCGCGATCAGCGAGGCGCACGGCGGTTCGGTCTGGGTGGACTCGCAGCCGGGGCAGGGCGCGGCCTTCACCGTGGTCATCCCGCGCGGAGAACCCGACGTCAGCAAACTGTCAGGTGACATTCGGTGA
- a CDS encoding LuxR C-terminal-related transcriptional regulator, producing the protein MSWVGRSGELDELVAFLGAQRTRAVRFAQVSGDPWLGKTALLNRARQAVPELAFATDLRDGLAGAPVVLLDDLHLAGPDTFALLDKLIHTPGRLRLTVLLGYRPRQLAPEVQALLDEVDGLRVALGPLSPAECGELVGSASPARLAELHAASGGNPCYLRALAEGPAAGVRAALLSEVDRLGETGVLVLRAAAVIGEAITADLVAPAGDCLPARVRQALDAAVAADLLRENGAVLEFRHPVVRRLVYGSAPHSWRIEAHRRVAAVLLAQRAPAPERARQLEFAARPGDRGAAEVLVRAAREVRGREPATAARWLTAAQRVCPALDVRLELADVLIAAGRTEQGMGLFQEVVGSAGPIAARAVIRYSAVERMFGRNLTARAVLRRVLDTWPDGDPAELAAVRAELAYALHNTGDPEGAVELAGQVLGTPLPRPATLIHAACHSLLAYHHWTAGAIEAAKDAVEQSIVLVDEATTAELADWLLIAEQCVGIVLHLGRFADARRLGERMHQVARDTGQRLVLMRGHLRSAFGQVLAGEWALAEVNLAEAAELAGRIGRPPVLAYALMLRGYLAGERGDLVAALGFAEQAEELAPAGDHPWWAQVRWQLAEARRAMDLPVPADFLAEVRDNLLAPHLEQLTESALRRGDPVEAADWARRCRAAANEPGALAYALLAEARLLLAGGERSAAARLAGEAVQGFARTPLRPGLARAHLVAGMALAGLGERAAALGELERASELFAACGANRLLEQTIRVQRGLGRRVSRAAGRVAPGELTAREHQVAGLVSQGCTNRTIADRLALSERTVTTHVSNILAKTGLPSRTALAAHLLRG; encoded by the coding sequence ATGTCTTGGGTAGGACGTTCCGGCGAGCTGGACGAACTGGTTGCCTTCCTTGGCGCACAACGAACCCGGGCGGTCCGGTTCGCGCAGGTGAGCGGCGATCCGTGGCTGGGCAAGACCGCGCTGCTCAACCGGGCCCGCCAGGCGGTGCCGGAGCTGGCGTTCGCCACCGATCTGCGGGACGGGCTGGCCGGGGCGCCGGTGGTGCTGCTGGACGATCTGCACCTGGCCGGTCCGGACACCTTCGCCTTGCTGGACAAGCTGATCCATACTCCCGGCCGGTTGCGGCTGACCGTGCTGCTCGGCTACCGGCCACGGCAGCTCGCGCCGGAGGTGCAGGCGTTGCTGGACGAGGTCGACGGGCTCCGGGTGGCGCTGGGACCGTTGTCACCGGCCGAGTGCGGTGAGTTGGTGGGCTCGGCCAGTCCGGCCCGGCTGGCCGAGCTGCACGCGGCCAGTGGCGGGAATCCCTGCTACCTCAGGGCGTTGGCCGAGGGACCCGCCGCCGGTGTGCGGGCCGCGCTGCTGTCCGAAGTGGACAGGCTGGGGGAGACCGGCGTGCTGGTGCTGCGGGCGGCCGCGGTCATCGGCGAGGCCATCACCGCGGACCTGGTCGCGCCGGCCGGTGACTGCCTGCCCGCTCGGGTGCGGCAGGCGCTGGACGCCGCCGTGGCCGCGGATCTGTTGCGGGAGAACGGGGCGGTGCTGGAGTTCCGGCATCCGGTGGTGCGGCGGCTGGTGTACGGCTCGGCCCCGCACAGCTGGCGGATCGAGGCGCACCGCAGGGTGGCCGCGGTGCTGCTGGCCCAGCGGGCGCCCGCGCCGGAACGGGCCCGGCAGCTGGAGTTCGCGGCCCGGCCTGGTGACCGGGGCGCGGCCGAGGTGCTGGTGCGGGCCGCGCGCGAGGTGCGGGGCCGGGAACCGGCCACCGCGGCCCGGTGGCTGACCGCGGCGCAGCGGGTCTGCCCGGCGCTGGACGTGCGGCTGGAACTGGCCGACGTGCTCATCGCGGCCGGGCGCACCGAGCAGGGCATGGGGCTGTTCCAGGAGGTGGTGGGCTCGGCTGGGCCGATCGCGGCCAGGGCGGTGATCCGGTACTCGGCGGTGGAGCGGATGTTCGGGCGCAACCTGACCGCGCGGGCGGTGCTGCGCCGGGTGCTGGACACCTGGCCGGACGGCGATCCGGCGGAACTGGCCGCGGTGCGCGCGGAACTGGCCTACGCCCTGCACAACACCGGGGACCCCGAGGGCGCGGTCGAGCTGGCCGGGCAGGTGCTCGGCACGCCGTTGCCCAGACCGGCCACGCTGATCCACGCGGCCTGCCACTCGCTGCTGGCCTACCACCACTGGACCGCGGGCGCGATCGAGGCCGCCAAGGACGCGGTCGAGCAGAGCATCGTGCTGGTGGACGAGGCCACCACGGCCGAACTGGCCGACTGGCTGCTGATCGCCGAGCAGTGCGTGGGCATCGTGCTGCACCTGGGCCGGTTCGCCGACGCGCGCAGGCTGGGCGAGCGGATGCACCAGGTGGCCAGGGACACCGGGCAGCGGCTGGTGCTGATGCGCGGGCACCTGCGCTCGGCCTTCGGCCAGGTGCTCGCCGGGGAGTGGGCGCTGGCCGAGGTCAACCTGGCCGAGGCGGCCGAGCTGGCCGGGCGGATCGGCAGGCCGCCGGTGCTGGCCTACGCGCTGATGCTGCGTGGTTACCTGGCCGGGGAACGCGGTGACCTGGTCGCCGCGCTGGGCTTCGCCGAGCAGGCCGAGGAGCTGGCCCCGGCCGGTGATCACCCGTGGTGGGCCCAGGTGCGCTGGCAGCTGGCCGAGGCGCGCCGGGCGATGGACCTGCCGGTGCCCGCGGACTTCCTGGCCGAGGTGCGGGACAACCTGCTGGCCCCGCACCTGGAGCAGCTCACCGAGAGCGCGCTGCGCCGCGGCGATCCGGTCGAGGCCGCGGACTGGGCCCGCCGCTGCCGGGCCGCCGCGAACGAACCGGGCGCACTGGCCTACGCCCTGCTGGCCGAGGCGCGGCTGCTGCTGGCCGGTGGCGAACGGAGTGCGGCGGCACGACTGGCCGGGGAGGCGGTGCAGGGGTTCGCCCGCACCCCGTTGCGGCCGGGGCTGGCCAGGGCGCACCTGGTCGCGGGCATGGCGCTGGCCGGTCTCGGCGAGCGGGCCGCCGCGCTGGGCGAGCTGGAGCGGGCCAGCGAGTTGTTCGCCGCCTGCGGGGCGAACCGGTTGCTGGAGCAGACCATCCGGGTGCAGCGCGGACTCGGCCGCCGGGTGTCCAGGGCGGCGGGCCGGGTGGCGCCGGGCGAGCTGACCGCGCGGGAGCACCAGGTCGCCGGGCTGGTCAGCCAGGGCTGCACGAACCGGACCATCGCGGACCGGCTGGCGCTGAGCGAGCGCACGGTGACCACGCACGTGTCCAACATCCTGGCCAAGACCGGCCTGCCCTCACGCACCGCGCTGGCCGCGCACCTGCTCAGGGGTTGA